From Streptomyces sp. NBC_01426, a single genomic window includes:
- a CDS encoding non-ribosomal peptide synthetase, which translates to MTRSKPRLEGILPLSPLQQGLLFHAQYDAQGPDVYTMQFVLDIEGELDTKALRAACAALLRRHSGLRAAFRHRKNGEPVQLIPFEVAPDWTETDLSGRPAADRSAEADRIAAADRARRFDLARPPLIRFTLVALGDGRHQFLITAHHILLDGWSRALLIGELFELYGLLRSGSDESALPPVTPYRDYLAWVAAQDHTAAEDAWRQVLDGLEEPTLLAAPDPSREPVAPARTRVELPAAQTTELVRWARERGVTVNTVVQAAWAIVLGRLTGREDVVFGGTVSGRPPQVPGIESMVGLFINTLPVRVTLDPAETLGALLERLQAQQASLMDHQYLGLADIQRLAPAGGELFDTLLVFENYPVDTEGLRRSAGGLGVVDGRGHEGTHYPLGLMVHAGATLALELSHRPDVLDTDAAEAVGARVLRVLASLAGAEDTPVGRLDLLEPGERAKVLHEWNDTAHDGALLPLPTLFRQTADRHPDAIAVQYGDHVLTYRALDSRSNRLARLLIAHGAGPERTVALALPRSTDLIVALWAVLKSGAAYLPVDAGYPADRIAHMLGDARPALVLTDHATRDGITAALPAEDRTPLLLLDDPATTTALGSLADTAVTDAERTAPLGPLTPAYVIYTSGSTGKPKGVTMPGGPLANLIGWHETELPGGVGVRTAQFTAISFDVSAQEILSTTLSGRTLVIPDEDTRRDPAAFVRWLDAHHIDEVYAPNLVIDALCEEAVGQGLELPALRHLAQAGEALVLSKRIRDFHHGTGRLLHNHYGPTETHVVTAATLPADSDAWPSRPTIGRPIRNTRVRVLDSALRPVQPGVPGELYLAGAGLARGYLGRPGLTAERFVADPHGPAGTRMYRTGDVVSWTADGELDYLGRSDHQVKIRGFRIELGEIEAALTSHPALAQAAVIAREDRPGLKTIAAYLVPAEGHAAPTAQELRTHLDGTLPDHMVPSAFVTLDALPLTPNRKLDRRALPAPEGAAAAGRPPRDAREVRLCELFADVLGLDRVSIDDSFFDLGGHSLLATRLVSRVRTALGAEIAVRALFEAPTVAALAERIAVAGRARKALAPAARPARIPLSPAQRRLWFLGRFEDAGGNYNLPLAVRISGDLRVQALRTALADVVARHESLRTVFPDADGRPRQHVLAPADAGVPMPVIGVAEEELDRALAAASGKEFDLTSELPLRARLFALSGSEYVLLLVVHHIAADGWSMAPLARDLSDAYRARRAGEHPAWEPLPVQYADYTLWLDDVLGDEHTPGGELARQIDFWRTTLAGLPEELTLPTDRPRPPETSYRGDTVDLTIPADTHRRLAALAREHRSSVFMAAQAALAGLLHRLGAGDDIPLGTPVAGRTDQALDELVGFFVNTLVLRTDVSGDPTFRQLLDRVREADLAAYAHQDVPFEQLVETLNPGRSLARHPLFQVMLSFQNNTEAALDLAGVSTTVRPVGLKTSNFDLSVVLAERFTADGTPDGIEGGIEFATDLFDRQSARELADRLVRLVTALVTEPDRTLSAVDLLTAEERQRALVDWNDTTRDHPTGTLPGLFEAQAARTPAATALVFQDVRLSYRALNTWANRLARQLIADGVRPEQAVAVRLPRCAEHIVALLAVMKAGAVYVPVDRGYPADRVTYMIQDARPVAELADVAELHALDRDRAWSGENLTPDEIAGAPRPENAAYVIYTSGSTGRPKGVTVEHRSVVNLFHDHFGRLYAPQIAQAGDRTLRVALGASLSFDAAVDPLLWMLAGHELHLLDDETRHDPAVFHAYARRIGGFDHIDTTPGHFQQLHEAGLTTDESTRPLVVSLGGEALGEALRGELAAIDGLVTHNLYGPTETTVDALGQPITDSDRVLVGRPLDNYRAYVLDTALRPVAPGVAGELYIAGSGLARGYLGRPGLTAERFTADPYGPPGARMYRTGDRARWARDGRVDCLGRVDDQVKIRGFRIEPGEIAAALEAHEEIAQAAVLVREDRPGIQELVAYTTPAAGHTVPAPEELRRVLGARLPDYMVPTAFVTLDRLPVTVNGKLDRKALPAPGPRTGAGGRTPRTAREKALCEIYAEILGVEQVSIDDSFFDLGGHSLLAIRVTGRVRSRLGAELPVRALFEAPTVAELAERVGDAGSGRTALTARERPEEIPLSPAQRRLWFLDRFEGPGATYNMPLAVRLTGPLDAAALEAALGDVVARHESLRTVFPDTDGRPHQVILPPHGVRPVLATAPYDPQTLAAEVSRGFEPDADLPLRASLLKASDDDHVLVVVVHHIACDGWSMGPLARDLGQAYAARLGGAAPEFTPLPVQYADYTLWQREVLGEEDDPISELSRQIDHWRSALAGLPEELVLPTDRPRPPRPSHRGDTVPFRVSRATHERLLALAGETRGSLFMVVQAALATLLHRIGAGEDIPVGSVVAGRTDEALDDLVGFFVNTLVLRTDVSGDPTFRELVERVREADLAAYAHQDVPFERLVEVLNPERSMARHPLFQVMLAFQNTGEATLDLAGLSIAAQDIEFDAAKFDLTFQLAEGASGLEGSVEYAVDLFDRVTAQALAARLVAVLDAVAADPEARVGAVEVLSERERALVVGEWAGSGSEREPVTLHGLFEATVSRTPEAPAVVSGDLVLSYARLEARANRLAHWLTDRGVGPEGVVALVLPRSVDSVVARLAVLKAGAAYLPVDPEYPTERIAFMLDDARPVLVLRELPQTDDQASHRPASAVAPENPAYVIYTSGSTGRPKGVVVPHTGLASFAAAQIERFDVDAHSRVLQFASPSFDASVLELVMTFAAGAALVVPSEGPLAGEVLARVLEEERVTHALIPPAALASVPAGPFARFRSLIVGGDAGSAELVDRWAPGRRMVNAYGPTESTVVATTSAPLVAGSGVPSIGTPIEGTRTYVLDASLRPVAPGVAGELYLAGAGLARGYLARPALTAERFTADPHGPSGSRMYRTGDLARWTRTGELEYLGRSDDQVKVRGFRIELGEIQTVLGSHASIAQNAVIVREDQPGTKRLVAYLTPAPGATPDSETLRAHVAARLPDHMVPSAFVTLDVLPLTVHGKLDRKALPAPGLDTTPGGRGPRSAQEEVLCGLFGEVLKVDRVGIDDSFFELGGDSITSIQLVSRIRSVLGVKLSNRGIFETPTVARLMDKLGSGQDGDGFEVLLPLRPAGERPPLFCVHGAGGLSWPYSALLKHIGAEYPVYGLQARGLDGKDRIAAGVEEMAADYLDQIRTVQPSGPYHLLGWSFGGLVAHEIATRLTEAGEEVALLANLDQTPYDESWEDDDYTLPTERDVLETLLDFVGYDLAELREQPLDHQRAMELIRGRDSALASLEEHHISAFVKVGINNHVLSAAYRPRRFDGELLLFVSTAGVADIAGKTRDSVAAWQPYVAGPVTTHPVHAHHGHLLQPEPAAEIGRVVLDKLASQLTSVN; encoded by the coding sequence ATGACCAGGTCGAAGCCGCGGCTCGAGGGCATACTTCCGCTCTCCCCGCTTCAGCAGGGCCTCCTGTTCCACGCGCAGTACGACGCGCAGGGACCGGACGTCTACACCATGCAGTTCGTCCTGGACATCGAGGGCGAGCTCGACACGAAGGCGCTCCGCGCGGCGTGCGCCGCGCTGCTGCGCCGCCACTCCGGACTCCGGGCCGCGTTCCGCCACCGCAAGAACGGCGAGCCGGTGCAGCTCATCCCCTTCGAGGTGGCCCCGGACTGGACCGAAACCGACCTGAGCGGCCGACCAGCCGCCGACCGGTCGGCCGAAGCCGACCGGATCGCCGCCGCCGATCGCGCCCGCCGCTTCGACCTGGCGCGGCCCCCGCTGATCCGCTTCACCCTCGTCGCCCTCGGCGACGGCCGTCACCAGTTCCTGATCACGGCGCACCACATCCTGCTCGACGGCTGGTCGCGGGCCCTGCTCATCGGAGAACTCTTCGAGCTGTACGGGCTGCTGCGCAGCGGCTCCGACGAGAGCGCACTGCCCCCCGTCACCCCGTACCGCGACTACCTCGCCTGGGTGGCCGCCCAGGACCACACCGCCGCCGAGGACGCCTGGCGGCAGGTCCTCGACGGCCTGGAGGAGCCCACCCTCCTCGCCGCCCCCGACCCCTCGCGCGAGCCGGTCGCCCCCGCGCGGACCCGTGTCGAGCTGCCCGCGGCGCAGACGACCGAACTGGTCCGCTGGGCGCGCGAACGCGGCGTCACCGTCAACACCGTGGTGCAGGCCGCGTGGGCGATCGTCCTGGGCCGGCTCACCGGCCGTGAGGACGTGGTCTTCGGAGGCACCGTCTCCGGCCGCCCGCCCCAGGTCCCCGGCATCGAGTCCATGGTCGGCCTGTTCATCAACACCCTCCCCGTCCGCGTCACCCTCGACCCCGCCGAAACCCTCGGCGCCCTCCTGGAACGACTCCAGGCCCAACAGGCCTCCCTCATGGACCACCAGTACCTGGGACTCGCCGACATCCAGCGCCTCGCCCCGGCCGGCGGCGAACTCTTCGACACCCTCCTCGTCTTCGAGAACTACCCCGTGGACACCGAGGGCCTGCGCCGCTCCGCGGGCGGCCTCGGCGTCGTCGACGGACGCGGCCACGAGGGAACCCACTACCCGCTCGGACTGATGGTCCACGCCGGAGCCACCCTCGCCCTCGAACTCAGCCACCGCCCCGACGTCCTCGACACCGACGCCGCCGAAGCCGTCGGAGCACGCGTCCTGCGCGTGCTCGCCTCCCTGGCAGGCGCCGAGGACACCCCGGTCGGCCGGCTCGACCTGCTCGAACCCGGCGAACGCGCCAAGGTCCTGCACGAATGGAACGACACCGCCCACGACGGCGCGCTGCTCCCGCTGCCCACCCTCTTCCGGCAGACCGCCGACCGGCACCCCGACGCGATCGCCGTCCAGTACGGCGATCACGTCCTCACCTACCGCGCCCTCGACAGCCGATCCAACCGCCTGGCCCGGCTGCTCATCGCGCACGGCGCGGGCCCCGAGCGGACCGTCGCCCTCGCACTGCCCCGCTCCACCGACCTGATCGTCGCACTGTGGGCCGTCCTGAAGTCGGGCGCCGCCTACCTGCCCGTCGACGCCGGATACCCGGCCGACCGGATCGCCCACATGCTCGGCGACGCCCGCCCGGCGCTCGTCCTCACCGACCACGCCACCCGGGACGGCATCACCGCCGCCCTCCCCGCCGAGGACCGCACCCCCCTGCTCCTCCTCGACGACCCGGCCACCACCACCGCCCTCGGGTCCCTCGCGGACACCGCCGTCACCGACGCCGAACGGACCGCCCCGCTCGGCCCGCTCACCCCCGCCTACGTCATCTACACCTCCGGCTCCACCGGCAAGCCCAAGGGCGTCACCATGCCCGGCGGACCGCTGGCCAACCTCATCGGCTGGCACGAGACGGAACTCCCCGGCGGAGTCGGCGTACGGACCGCGCAGTTCACCGCCATCAGCTTCGACGTCTCCGCCCAGGAGATCCTCTCCACCACCCTCTCCGGCCGCACCCTCGTCATCCCCGACGAGGACACCCGCCGCGATCCCGCCGCCTTCGTCCGCTGGCTCGACGCACACCACATCGACGAGGTGTACGCGCCCAACCTGGTCATCGACGCGCTGTGCGAGGAAGCCGTCGGCCAAGGCCTGGAACTGCCGGCCCTGCGCCACCTCGCCCAGGCCGGCGAGGCACTCGTCCTGAGCAAGCGGATCCGCGACTTCCACCACGGCACCGGCCGCCTCCTGCACAACCACTACGGGCCCACCGAGACGCACGTCGTCACCGCGGCCACCCTCCCCGCCGACTCCGACGCATGGCCGAGCCGCCCCACCATCGGCCGCCCCATCCGCAACACCCGCGTCCGCGTGCTCGACAGCGCCCTGCGCCCCGTGCAGCCCGGAGTCCCCGGCGAGCTGTACCTCGCGGGAGCGGGCCTGGCCCGCGGCTACCTGGGACGCCCCGGCCTGACCGCCGAGCGGTTCGTCGCGGACCCCCACGGACCGGCCGGCACCCGCATGTACCGCACCGGCGACGTGGTGAGCTGGACCGCCGACGGCGAACTCGACTACCTCGGCCGCAGCGACCACCAGGTGAAGATCCGCGGCTTCCGCATCGAACTCGGCGAGATCGAGGCGGCCCTCACCTCACACCCCGCCCTCGCGCAGGCCGCCGTGATCGCCCGCGAGGACCGCCCGGGCCTGAAGACCATCGCCGCCTACCTGGTGCCCGCCGAAGGACACGCGGCGCCCACGGCGCAAGAACTCCGGACCCATCTCGACGGGACCCTCCCCGACCACATGGTCCCCTCCGCGTTCGTCACCCTGGACGCGCTCCCCCTGACCCCCAACCGCAAGCTGGACCGCCGGGCCCTGCCCGCCCCCGAGGGCGCGGCCGCCGCCGGACGGCCCCCGCGCGACGCACGCGAGGTCCGGCTCTGCGAGCTGTTCGCCGACGTCCTCGGCCTGGACCGGGTGTCGATCGACGACAGCTTCTTCGACCTCGGCGGTCACTCGCTGCTCGCCACCCGCCTGGTCAGCCGGGTACGGACCGCCCTCGGAGCCGAGATCGCCGTCCGCGCCCTGTTCGAGGCCCCGACCGTCGCCGCCCTCGCCGAGCGGATCGCCGTCGCCGGCCGGGCCCGCAAGGCCCTCGCCCCGGCCGCCCGGCCCGCGCGGATCCCGCTCTCGCCCGCCCAGCGCCGCTTGTGGTTCCTCGGCCGCTTCGAGGACGCGGGCGGCAACTACAACCTGCCGCTGGCCGTCCGCATCTCCGGCGACCTGCGCGTGCAGGCCCTGCGCACCGCCCTCGCCGACGTGGTGGCCCGGCACGAGAGCCTGCGCACCGTCTTCCCCGACGCCGACGGCCGGCCGCGTCAGCACGTCCTCGCCCCCGCCGATGCCGGCGTGCCCATGCCCGTGATCGGCGTCGCCGAGGAGGAACTCGACCGGGCTCTGGCGGCCGCCAGCGGCAAGGAGTTCGACCTCACCAGTGAACTCCCGCTACGAGCGCGCCTGTTCGCCCTCAGCGGTTCCGAGTACGTACTGCTCCTCGTCGTCCACCACATCGCGGCCGACGGCTGGTCCATGGCCCCCCTCGCCCGCGACCTGAGCGACGCCTACCGCGCCCGCCGCGCCGGCGAGCACCCCGCCTGGGAGCCGCTGCCCGTCCAGTACGCCGACTACACGCTCTGGCTCGACGACGTACTCGGCGACGAGCACACCCCCGGCGGTGAACTCGCCCGCCAGATCGACTTCTGGCGCACCACCCTGGCGGGCCTGCCGGAGGAACTCACCCTGCCCACCGACCGCCCCCGGCCGCCCGAGACGAGCTACCGCGGCGACACCGTCGACCTGACCATCCCCGCCGACACCCACCGGCGGCTCGCGGCGCTCGCCCGCGAACACCGCTCCAGCGTCTTCATGGCCGCCCAGGCCGCACTCGCCGGCCTGCTGCACCGCCTCGGCGCAGGCGACGACATCCCCCTGGGCACACCCGTCGCCGGACGCACCGACCAGGCACTGGACGAACTCGTCGGCTTCTTCGTCAACACCCTCGTCCTGCGCACCGACGTCTCCGGCGACCCGACCTTCCGCCAACTGCTGGACCGGGTTCGCGAAGCCGACCTCGCCGCCTACGCCCATCAGGACGTCCCCTTCGAGCAACTGGTGGAGACCCTCAACCCCGGGCGCTCCCTCGCCCGCCACCCGCTCTTCCAGGTGATGCTCTCCTTCCAGAACAACACGGAGGCCGCCCTCGACCTCGCCGGGGTGAGCACCACCGTGCGCCCCGTCGGCCTGAAGACCTCCAACTTCGACCTGTCGGTCGTCCTCGCCGAACGCTTCACCGCCGACGGAACCCCCGACGGCATCGAGGGCGGCATCGAGTTCGCGACCGACCTCTTCGACCGCCAGAGCGCGCGGGAACTCGCCGACCGCCTGGTCCGCCTGGTCACCGCGCTCGTCACCGAGCCCGACCGGACCCTGTCCGCGGTGGACCTCCTGACGGCCGAGGAACGCCAACGGGCCCTCGTCGACTGGAACGACACCACCCGGGACCACCCCACCGGCACGCTGCCCGGCCTGTTCGAAGCGCAGGCCGCCCGCACCCCCGCCGCCACCGCCCTGGTCTTCCAGGACGTCCGGCTCAGCTACCGCGCGCTCAACACCTGGGCCAACCGGCTCGCCCGACAGCTCATCGCCGACGGGGTCCGCCCCGAGCAGGCCGTCGCCGTCCGGCTGCCCCGCTGCGCCGAGCACATCGTGGCGCTCCTCGCCGTGATGAAGGCGGGCGCCGTGTACGTCCCGGTCGATCGCGGCTACCCGGCCGACCGCGTCACCTACATGATCCAGGACGCCCGCCCCGTCGCCGAACTCGCCGACGTCGCCGAACTCCACGCCCTCGACCGCGACCGCGCGTGGTCCGGCGAGAACCTGACCCCCGACGAGATCGCCGGTGCACCGCGCCCGGAGAACGCCGCGTACGTCATCTACACCTCCGGCTCCACCGGCCGCCCCAAGGGCGTCACCGTGGAGCACCGCAGCGTCGTCAACCTCTTCCACGACCACTTCGGCCGGCTCTACGCCCCGCAGATCGCACAGGCGGGAGACCGGACCCTTCGGGTCGCGCTGGGCGCCTCGCTCTCGTTCGACGCCGCCGTCGACCCGCTGCTGTGGATGCTCGCCGGCCACGAGCTGCACCTCCTCGACGACGAGACCCGCCACGACCCCGCCGTCTTCCACGCCTACGCCCGCCGCATCGGCGGCTTCGACCACATCGACACCACCCCCGGCCACTTCCAGCAGCTCCACGAGGCCGGCCTGACCACCGACGAGAGCACCCGGCCCCTCGTCGTCAGCCTGGGCGGCGAGGCACTCGGCGAGGCCCTGCGCGGTGAACTCGCCGCGATCGACGGACTGGTCACGCACAACCTGTACGGCCCCACCGAGACCACCGTCGACGCCCTGGGCCAGCCCATCACCGACAGCGACCGGGTGCTGGTCGGACGCCCGCTGGACAACTACCGGGCGTACGTCCTCGACACCGCGCTGCGCCCCGTCGCGCCCGGAGTGGCCGGCGAGCTGTACATCGCCGGCTCCGGCCTCGCCCGCGGCTACCTGGGCCGCCCCGGCCTGACCGCCGAACGCTTCACCGCCGACCCCTACGGGCCGCCCGGCGCCCGCATGTACCGCACCGGCGACCGGGCCCGCTGGGCCCGGGACGGCCGCGTCGACTGCCTGGGCCGCGTGGACGACCAGGTCAAGATCCGCGGCTTCCGCATCGAACCGGGCGAGATAGCGGCGGCCCTGGAAGCCCACGAGGAGATCGCCCAGGCCGCCGTCCTGGTCCGCGAGGACCGCCCCGGCATCCAGGAACTCGTCGCCTACACCACCCCGGCCGCCGGCCACACGGTACCGGCGCCCGAGGAACTGCGCCGCGTGCTCGGCGCACGGTTGCCCGACTACATGGTGCCCACCGCGTTCGTCACCCTCGACCGGCTGCCCGTCACCGTCAACGGCAAGCTCGACCGAAAGGCGCTGCCCGCCCCCGGACCGCGCACCGGCGCCGGCGGCCGCACCCCCCGCACCGCGCGGGAGAAGGCGCTCTGCGAGATCTACGCCGAGATCCTCGGTGTGGAGCAGGTCTCCATCGACGACAGCTTCTTCGACCTCGGGGGCCACTCGCTGCTCGCGATCCGGGTGACCGGACGCGTCCGCTCCCGCCTCGGCGCCGAACTCCCCGTCCGGGCCCTGTTCGAGGCACCCACCGTCGCCGAACTCGCCGAGCGCGTCGGCGACGCCGGCAGCGGCCGGACCGCCCTGACCGCCAGGGAACGCCCCGAGGAGATCCCGCTGTCACCGGCCCAGCGCCGGCTCTGGTTCCTGGACCGCTTCGAAGGGCCCGGCGCCACCTACAACATGCCGCTGGCCGTCCGCCTCACCGGCCCGCTCGACGCCGCGGCCCTGGAGGCCGCCCTCGGCGACGTGGTCGCCCGGCACGAGAGCCTGCGCACCGTGTTCCCCGACACCGACGGGCGACCGCACCAGGTGATCCTGCCGCCGCACGGCGTCCGCCCGGTCCTCGCCACGGCGCCGTACGACCCGCAGACATTGGCCGCCGAGGTCTCGCGCGGGTTCGAGCCGGACGCGGACCTGCCCCTCCGGGCGAGCCTCCTCAAGGCGTCCGACGACGACCACGTGCTGGTCGTGGTGGTGCACCACATCGCCTGCGACGGCTGGTCCATGGGCCCGCTGGCGCGAGATCTCGGGCAGGCGTACGCGGCCCGACTGGGCGGCGCCGCGCCGGAGTTCACGCCGCTTCCGGTGCAGTACGCGGACTACACGCTCTGGCAGCGCGAGGTGCTCGGCGAGGAGGACGACCCGATCAGCGAGCTGTCCCGGCAGATCGACCACTGGCGGAGCGCCCTCGCGGGCCTCCCCGAGGAACTGGTGCTGCCGACCGACCGCCCGCGCCCGCCGCGGCCGAGCCACCGCGGCGACACCGTCCCCTTCCGTGTCTCCCGCGCGACCCACGAGCGGCTGCTCGCCCTCGCCGGCGAGACGCGCGGCAGCCTCTTCATGGTCGTCCAGGCCGCCCTGGCCACCTTGCTGCACCGCATCGGCGCGGGTGAGGACATCCCGGTCGGCAGCGTGGTCGCGGGGCGTACGGACGAGGCCCTGGACGACCTGGTGGGGTTCTTCGTGAACACGCTGGTGTTGCGGACCGACGTGTCGGGGGATCCGACGTTCCGGGAGCTGGTGGAACGGGTGCGGGAAGCGGACCTGGCGGCGTACGCCCACCAGGACGTGCCCTTCGAGCGGCTGGTGGAGGTGCTGAACCCCGAACGGTCCATGGCCCGCCACCCCCTCTTCCAGGTCATGCTCGCCTTCCAGAACACCGGCGAGGCCACGCTCGACCTCGCCGGCCTGAGCATCGCCGCGCAGGACATCGAGTTCGACGCGGCGAAGTTCGACCTGACGTTCCAGCTCGCCGAGGGCGCGTCGGGTCTGGAGGGGAGCGTCGAGTACGCGGTCGATCTGTTCGACCGGGTGACGGCGCAGGCTCTGGCCGCGCGGCTGGTCGCGGTGCTGGACGCGGTCGCGGCCGATCCGGAGGCCCGGGTCGGGGCGGTCGAGGTCCTCTCGGAGCGTGAGCGCGCGCTGGTGGTGGGGGAGTGGGCCGGCTCCGGGAGCGAGCGGGAACCGGTGACCCTCCACGGTCTGTTCGAGGCCACCGTGTCGCGGACGCCCGAGGCGCCCGCGGTGGTCAGCGGCGATCTCGTCCTGTCGTACGCGCGGTTGGAGGCGCGGGCGAACCGGCTGGCGCACTGGCTCACGGACCGGGGTGTCGGTCCGGAGGGTGTGGTGGCGTTGGTGCTGCCGCGTTCGGTGGACAGCGTGGTGGCCCGGCTCGCCGTGCTGAAGGCGGGGGCGGCCTACCTCCCGGTGGACCCGGAGTACCCGACCGAGCGCATCGCGTTCATGCTCGACGACGCCCGTCCGGTCCTGGTCCTGCGCGAGCTGCCGCAGACGGACGACCAGGCGTCGCACCGGCCCGCGTCGGCCGTGGCACCGGAGAATCCGGCGTATGTGATCTACACGTCCGGGTCGACGGGGCGGCCCAAGGGCGTGGTCGTCCCGCACACGGGCCTGGCGAGTTTCGCGGCGGCGCAGATCGAGCGGTTCGACGTGGACGCGCACAGTCGTGTGCTGCAGTTCGCGTCGCCGAGCTTCGACGCCTCCGTCCTGGAACTGGTGATGACCTTCGCCGCGGGCGCCGCGCTGGTGGTCCCGTCGGAAGGTCCGCTGGCAGGCGAGGTGCTGGCCCGGGTGCTGGAGGAGGAGCGGGTCACGCACGCGCTGATCCCCCCGGCGGCGCTCGCCAGCGTTCCGGCGGGTCCGTTCGCCCGGTTCCGCTCGCTGATCGTGGGTGGCGACGCCGGCTCGGCGGAGTTGGTGGACCGGTGGGCGCCCGGGCGTCGGATGGTCAACGCGTACGGACCGACGGAGTCCACCGTGGTCGCCACCACCTCGGCACCCCTCGTGGCGGGTTCGGGCGTGCCCTCGATCGGCACGCCCATCGAGGGCACCCGGACCTACGTGCTCGACGCGTCCCTGCGGCCCGTCGCGCCGGGAGTCGCGGGTGAGCTCTACCTCGCCGGCGCCGGTCTGGCCCGCGGCTACCTGGCCCGCCCCGCCCTGACCGCCGAACGTTTCACCGCCGACCCGCACGGCCCGTCGGGCAGCCGCATGTACCGCACGGGCGACCTGGCCCGGTGGACCCGCACGGGTGAGCTGGAGTACCTGGGCCGTTCCGATGACCAGGTCAAGGTGCGCGGCTTCCGCATCGAGCTCGGCGAGATCCAGACCGTACTGGGATCGCACGCCTCGATCGCGCAGAACGCGGTGATCGTCCGCGAGGACCAGCCGGGCACCAAGCGCCTCGTCGCCTACCTGACCCCCGCCCCCGGCGCCACGCCCGACAGCGAGACGCTCCGCGCCCACGTGGCGGCCCGGCTCCCGGACCACATGGTCCCGTCCGCCTTCGTCACCCTCGACGTCCTCCCGTTGACCGTCCACGGCAAGCTCGACCGCAAGGCCCTGCCCGCCCCCGGCCTCGACACCACCCCCGGCGGGCGCGGACCCCGCTCGGCCCAGGAGGAAGTGCTCTGCGGCCTGTTCGGCGAGGTCCTCAAGGTCGACCGGGTCGGCATCGACGACAGCTTCTTCGAGCTTGGCGGCGACAGCATCACCTCGATCCAACTCGTCAGCCGGATCCGCTCGGTCCTCGGCGTCAAACTCAGCAACCGGGGCATCTTCGAGACCCCGACGGTCGCCCGACTGATGGACAAGCTCGGCTCCGGCCAGGACGGCGACGGCTTCGAGGTGCTGCTGCCGCTGCGTCCCGCCGGCGAACGGCCCCCGCTGTTCTGCGTCCACGGCGCGGGCGGCCTCAGCTGGCCGTACTCGGCGCTGCTGAAGCACATCGGCGCCGAGTACCCGGTCTACGGACTCCAGGCCCGCGGCCTGGACGGCAAGGACCGCATCGCGGCCGGGGTCGAGGAGATGGCCGCCGACTACCTGGACCAGATCCGCACGGTCCAGCCGTCCGGCCCCTACCACCTGCTCGGCTGGTCCTTCGGAGGCCTCGTCGCACACGAGATCGCCACCCGGCTGACGGAGGCGGGGGAGGAGGTCGCGCTCCTCGCCAACCTGGACCAGACCCCGTACGACGAGTCCTGGGAAGACGACGACTACACGCTTCCGACGGAGCGGGACGTCCTGGAGACCCTCCTCGACTTCGTCGGATACGACCTGGCCGAGCTGCGCGAGCAGCCGCTCGACCACCAGCGGGCGATGGAGCTCATCCGGGGCCGGGACAGCGCGCTCGCCAGCCTGGAGGAGCACCACATCTCCGCCTTCGTGAAGGTCGGCATCAACAACCACGTGCTGAGCGCCGCCTACCGGCCGCGCCGGTTCGACGGCGAACTGCTGCTGTTCGTCTCCACGGCCGGCGTCGCCGACATCGCCGGCAAGACACGGGACTCGGTGGCCGCCTGGCAGCCGTACGTCGCCGGCCCCGTCACCACCCACCCGGTGCACGCGCACCACGGACACCTGCTGCAGCCGGAGCCGGCGGCCGAGATCGGCCGGGTCGTCCTCGACAAGCTCGCCAGTCAGCTGACCTCCGTCAACTGA